The DNA segment GGCTATTCCGCTCAAATTAAATGCGGGTCTACCTAATCTGTATCGCATCAATTCAAGCTTGTATCGTTCTGCTCAGCCTACACCTGAGGGTTTTAGTTTTTTAAATCAACACCCTTCATTAAGCCCAACGGATCAACCCATTAAGACGGTCCTTTCTTTGCGCGCGTTCAATGATAATGCGTCAAAATTACCAATAAACTCGACATTAAGATTAGAGCAAATTCGCTTCAAAACGTGGCACCCAGAGCATGAAGATGTGATCAAGTTTCTACGCATTGCGACGACACCCTCTTTACAACCGATCCTAGTACATTGCCAACACGGTTCTGACCGGACAGGGACGATGATTGCAATTTATCGTATAGTGGTTGAGGGTTGGACTAAAGATCAGGCCAAGGCGGAAATGGTCCATGGAGATTATGGTTTCCACCCCGTTTGGCAGAATTTATTACAATTTATTGATGAGTTAGATGTCGCCGCAATCAAAACAGAAGTTGCTCGTGCAGGGGAATGGCATTAATTTCATTTGAAATAATGACTCTTTTATTTAACGCATAGGGATGATCACATGATCACAGTCCACCACCTCAATAACTCGCGCTCATTGCGCATTCTCTGGTTACTCGAAGAACTCGGTTTGCCGTATGAGATCAAGTTTTATCAGCGTGATCCGAAAACAATGCTCGCGCCGAAATCGCTCAAAGCGATTCACCCATTGGGTAAGTCGCCCGTGATCACCGATGACGATGTCACTGTCGCCGAAACCGGCGCAATCATTGAATATCTCATGGATCGTTATGCCGATGGTCGTCTATTGCCGGAGAAAAATACGCCAGATTGGCTGAAATATAAATACTTTCTGCACTATGCCGAAGGTACGCTGATGCCACCCTTGCTTATGAAACTGGTGTTTAATCGAATTGAGACGGCACCGATGCCTTTTTTTATCAAGCCGATTGCCAAGAAGATTTCACAACGAACCAAGAGTTTCTTTATCCAACCCAATATTGATACCAATTTAGATTTTCTAGAGTCTGAATTGAGTAAAACCCTCTGGTTTGCAGGGAGTGAACTCACCGCCGCGGATATTCAAATGAGTTTTCCCCTTGAAGCAGCGAGTGCGCGAGGTGGC comes from the Aquirhabdus parva genome and includes:
- a CDS encoding glutathione S-transferase, which produces MITVHHLNNSRSLRILWLLEELGLPYEIKFYQRDPKTMLAPKSLKAIHPLGKSPVITDDDVTVAETGAIIEYLMDRYADGRLLPEKNTPDWLKYKYFLHYAEGTLMPPLLMKLVFNRIETAPMPFFIKPIAKKISQRTKSFFIQPNIDTNLDFLESELSKTLWFAGSELTAADIQMSFPLEAASARGGANSGRYPKIQALLDRIHARPAYQRALERGGEFKLG
- a CDS encoding fused DSP-PTPase phosphatase/NAD kinase-like protein, whose translation is MRIQLKQYFYPIIVVSGLFSFGCGLAGAALDGTRPQAWAIPLKLNAGLPNLYRINSSLYRSAQPTPEGFSFLNQHPSLSPTDQPIKTVLSLRAFNDNASKLPINSTLRLEQIRFKTWHPEHEDVIKFLRIATTPSLQPILVHCQHGSDRTGTMIAIYRIVVEGWTKDQAKAEMVHGDYGFHPVWQNLLQFIDELDVAAIKTEVARAGEWH